The Romeriopsis navalis LEGE 11480 genome segment CCGTGGATGAAGTTGACGGGGTTGTTGATTTCATGGGCAACCCCGGCGACCATCTCCCCCAGACTGGACATTTTTTCGCTTTGAATTAAATGTGATTGAGTCTGTTGAAGTTCATTGAGGGTCGTTTGGAGTGTGACTGTTTGGCGGTGCAGTTCGGCTTCTGAGAAATGGCGCTTGGTATGCAGTGAAATTTTCGCAGCGATATTGCCTAACAATTCCAGGACGGATGGGTTGAGCGAATGCTTCGTAAACATCGCAACGACGCCGAGAATTTTATCCTCCACCATTAAGGGGTAGCCGGCAAAGGCCACCATGCCATTTGCTGCGGCCCAGTCCTTGTCCCCAACCCGCGGGTCATTGAGGACATCATTGGTCAGGTGAGGCTGTTTCTCAGCGGCGATCAGACCGATTTTGAATTTACCAACGGGGACACGCGCATGGTCACCGTCAATATGGGTGTAGATGCCCGCGCTTGCTTGTAATTCCAGCGTGCTGCCATCGTCGCTAATTGTCCAAATGCGGGCAAAAGCGGCATCGAGATACTTCACCAAGACTTCGGTGCAAGTTTGTAATGCCGGTCGAAGTGCATGAGTATCGGCATGGGTCAGGACTGTGCCAATTTGGGCGCGGCAATCGCTCAGGGCAATTTGTTCCCGGAGCTGATGTTCCAAGTGTTTCTGTTGGCTGATGTTACGCAAGAGGCCTTGGAAAGATTCGATCTCACCCTGGGCATTTTTGACCGGTGCAATACTCAAACTGACCCAAGTTGTGCTGCCGTCGTGATTAATATTGCGGAATTCCACATTCGAGACACTATTGCCAGTCTCAATGACTTGGCCAAGGGCATGCTGACAAATGTATAAGTCTTCGGCATGGACCAGCGGCACAAAACTGGTGCCGACCAAGTCAGCGACGCGATGACCCGATAGTTCGTAGTAATTCGGCGACATGTAGGTAATGGTGGAATCCGATTTCCAGGTGGCCATGACTTCATGCGACTTTTCGACAAATTGACGAAAACGTTCCTCACTTTTGCGGAGTGCTTGCGAACGTTCTCCAACCACCTGTTCCAGGGCGATCGCGGTTTCATGATGTTGGATTGTGCTACCAATATGGGCGGCGATTGTCGTCAGGATCGAGCGATCGATATCGCTCCATTCCCGTTCACTATGACAATCATCCAAACCGATAAACCCCCAGAAGCGACCCTGCTGCCAGATTGGTATGACTAAGATCGATTGAATGCCCCAGGCTTGCAGCAGGGCTTGTTCGGAGGCGGGAAAGCTGCTGGCCAAGCCACTAATGATCTGTTGTTGGGAGAGTTGTGCATACCATTGCTGGTATAGCTGGTTGTCGGGTAAATCCTGGCGCTCGGTGTTGCTGCTTTGAGTTGTAAAGCCTGCTGCTGCAACCCATTCCCAACGCTGACTGACGGTGGGTTGTGGGGTTTGGGGGTGATTGGCGAAAATATAGACGCGATCGACTTGTAAAAACTGACCAATATCGCGGATTGCTTGATTGATCGCTGTATCTAAATCGGCGACCTGCGCAAGGGTATGGCTGACTTGGGAAAGCCCCAGAAGCAGTTGTTGAATCTTCACTGTACAAGCGTCGGAACTTGTTAACTGTTGGGAGATAGCCATTGCGGAATTACGGGTGATAAGCGATCGCTGATCGCTCAGCTAAATGTGAGAGTTATCCAATCAAATATCGTTGCGATGCACAGGTTTAACGTACCCAAGGTAAAGAAGTCGAGAACGACGCTCACTGAATTCCCATCAGACATTCGCCGGGGTGTAATTTCGGGGTTTACAACCTTAAGCATGCCCGAAACCACAACTTTCGCAACGGCGGCCCAATTGTCATCGGATTAGCACAATTGGGCAAGCTGTACTGTGACCGCTGTGCAAATTCCATCGGTTCGCAGTATCAAAGCTGCTGATGTCAACCATAGGATCAAAGTCTAGAGCTTCTTTGATGCCTCGCTTACCATAGGGACTTAACCCATTTGGCTTCAGCAAGGATCGGGCTTATGACCGTTGCGTCTTCGACTCCAGCTTTCTGTACCGGTATTCAGTATTTCGGCGAAATTGACGTTCACTTTGAGCAGTATGGTCAACGCGCGGCGATCGTGCCGGATGCGGCTGCAATTGATCCAGATAACCCCGCCGCCATCTATCAAATGCTGCTATACGCGGATGCGCTGCGTTATTTGATCCTGCAAATGACCGCCAGCAAATCGTCGGGACATCCGGGGGGATTTGCCTCACAGGCAGAGGTTTATGCGGCGTTGGTGCTACTGGGTCATAAGAACTTTGTGACGGAAGTGGGACACCATGCACCGGGCTTTTATGCGGCGATGTTTTTGGATACATCGCTGGAGGCGATGGGGATTCAGACGGTCCAAGATCTGCGCGATCGATTCCGGGAGCGGCATGGTTTGCTCGGTCATTTATCCGGTCAGATTCCGGGATTGCTGGCTCCAGCAGGGCCATTGGGGCAAGGGCAGCATTTTGCGATGGCGGGGGCGTTGCTCAATCCGGGGAAACTGTTTCCCTGCACAATCGGTGATGGGGGGTTGGGTGAGCCCTACATCATGAGTGCGATCGCCCACTTTAATACCGCTTATCCCCATGTCACAAACTTTTTGCCCGTGCTGGTCTGGAATGGATTTTCCCAGGAGCACCACAGTATGGTGTCTCTGAAAACGAATGCCAGCATGGAGGCTTACTGGAAGGGGAATGGCTTTGCGGAGGTGGTGCTGATTGATGCCAAAGACTTTGACGATCAAAATCAGCCCGGTGATTATGTTGACAGCACGATCTTCTCGTTTGAGCAGCGGATGGCCTTTAGTCAGGCGGTATTGGCGGCGGCGGATCAAGCCGCTCAGTCAGCTTTGGGTGGTCAGCTCACAGTGCTGATTATTAAGCAGTTGAAGGGGGCAGGGGTGCATGCACGGGGGGCCCAATCCCATAATCTTTACCCACACCATACGTTAGAGAATCCCGACATTATTGCGGGACTGCAAAGCTGTGCCCTGTCTCCCGAGGCGTGGCAATTGGTGCGGACGAATTGTGAACGAGCCGGTGGTGGTGCGGCAAGTAAAGTCGCAGTGACCGAATTTGAGCGGTCACTGCCCGATTTAGGGATGTTGCCTTTACAAGAGTTTCCGCCGGACGATCGGCAAGTGGCGACGACGGCGATGGGGACGATCGTTGGCGCGGTTGGCCAGCAAGATCCGGCGTTTGTGGTGATGAATGCGGATGGGAATGCGGCTTCGGGGATTGGCAATATTAACCAAGCCTTGAAAATCAATCACCCCACGGAGGATGCGATCTACAACCAAGGCCCCGGTGGTCAGGTGTATG includes the following:
- a CDS encoding phosphoketolase, whose protein sequence is MTVASSTPAFCTGIQYFGEIDVHFEQYGQRAAIVPDAAAIDPDNPAAIYQMLLYADALRYLILQMTASKSSGHPGGFASQAEVYAALVLLGHKNFVTEVGHHAPGFYAAMFLDTSLEAMGIQTVQDLRDRFRERHGLLGHLSGQIPGLLAPAGPLGQGQHFAMAGALLNPGKLFPCTIGDGGLGEPYIMSAIAHFNTAYPHVTNFLPVLVWNGFSQEHHSMVSLKTNASMEAYWKGNGFAEVVLIDAKDFDDQNQPGDYVDSTIFSFEQRMAFSQAVLAAADQAAQSALGGQLTVLIIKQLKGAGVHARGAQSHNLYPHHTLENPDIIAGLQSCALSPEAWQLVRTNCERAGGGAASKVAVTEFERSLPDLGMLPLQEFPPDDRQVATTAMGTIVGAVGQQDPAFVVMNADGNAASGIGNINQALKINHPTEDAIYNQGPGGQVYEPLSEDACAGLAAGMALFGGRTLWCSYESFAINGLPIWQTVTQAMAELRRPTPATVCLFTAGALEQGRNGWTHQRPEVEAYFAAMMRNGNIFPLFPTDANSIQVCYEWALAQKNKGIVITASKSALPVRTTFEQTRAGLETGGIILHDSCGQQQLVLAVVGDLVLGPVFEAAAQLETQGYGVRIVSVINPRRLFRPTDVLWETCAAADGDFLSDADFTAMFGGDALLGVAGGTANTLEPVMLRSQAKRDVLAWQRGETTASAAELLAFNRITAETIVDRVTQLL
- a CDS encoding GAF domain-containing protein; its protein translation is MAISQQLTSSDACTVKIQQLLLGLSQVSHTLAQVADLDTAINQAIRDIGQFLQVDRVYIFANHPQTPQPTVSQRWEWVAAAGFTTQSSNTERQDLPDNQLYQQWYAQLSQQQIISGLASSFPASEQALLQAWGIQSILVIPIWQQGRFWGFIGLDDCHSEREWSDIDRSILTTIAAHIGSTIQHHETAIALEQVVGERSQALRKSEERFRQFVEKSHEVMATWKSDSTITYMSPNYYELSGHRVADLVGTSFVPLVHAEDLYICQHALGQVIETGNSVSNVEFRNINHDGSTTWVSLSIAPVKNAQGEIESFQGLLRNISQQKHLEHQLREQIALSDCRAQIGTVLTHADTHALRPALQTCTEVLVKYLDAAFARIWTISDDGSTLELQASAGIYTHIDGDHARVPVGKFKIGLIAAEKQPHLTNDVLNDPRVGDKDWAAANGMVAFAGYPLMVEDKILGVVAMFTKHSLNPSVLELLGNIAAKISLHTKRHFSEAELHRQTVTLQTTLNELQQTQSHLIQSEKMSSLGEMVAGVAHEINNPVNFIHGNINHVNNYSQDLIALVTQYQQELSAPSTDLQTMLEEIDLPFLLDDFPKVLTSMKGGTQRIREIVLTLRNFSRLDEADMKDVDIHDGIDSTILILQNKIKSNAARPAIQINREYGELSAIYCYAGQLNQVFMNILANAIDAMEEAYTTYVKRGIRDYQPNLTIRTVMTERETVQIAIQDNALGIPAAVQSRLFDPFFTTKPVGQGTGLGLSISYQIIVDKHNGQLTCESSLGKGTTFTIELPIIEVPLDE